The DNA window AACAATTGTCATCGACATTTCTCCATAACTACTGATGCCACGGTGTTTCGCATCTGCTTTTTCAATAATTTCCAATGCTGTTTGAGCAATTGCACCTGATAAAGCTATTGTGCAAATAATTAGCGTAAATGCTATTTTTTTCATCTTTCTCATTTTATCTGTATAAACTTTTTACTTTCTCTTTTATATCTTCTATCGGAAAATGTTCTGGATCAATTAGGTAATTGACAGCTAATCCGTCAAGCGAAGCACCAAAAAAGATTGCCTCAGATCGGGGGTTTTTACATCCTTTGGTTTCGAAGTACTTCATGAGCATACTATAGAATGGCTCAAGCAATTCTACATATTTTTTAGAAAGCAATTCAAATACTTGTGGTTGTACAAACAGGCTATAAAACAGTTTCCAGAAATCAAAATTATCTTTAATGAGATCAAAGATTTTATCAATAAACTGGAGCAGTTCATGTTGTTCTAATAAACCATCTCGGTTGGGATCAAAATGTAAAACGATTTCGTTAAATCTTTCAGAAACAATTTGCTCCAGTAAATCTTCCTTGCTGTCGAAGTAATTGTACATTAAACCTTTGGAAATGCCTGCTGAGCTCGCAATTTTATTTATTGAAACTTGTTGGTATCCTTGCTTGGCAAATAATACCATTGCTGTTTGCATAATGAGATTCCGTTTCTCTCCTCTAATTTCTTTTAACTGATCTTCAGTTCGTGGCATAGATATATTATTTTATGACTGAACGGTCAGTCAAATGTAAAAAAACTTTTTTCAAACAACCAAAACTTTTTCAAAATATTTTAAAAAATTGGATATGTCGAATAAAAAATGAATTCAAAAGGTCGATTAAAGGAAGAAGATGTAATGTTTAAAATACTTAATTTGGCTTCTGATATAACCCTCCTTAAATTACCTGAAGAAGTATGAATGACGTCAAATTAATAGACACCAATGCATCTAATGCACATACATTTTCGATGTGTGGCTATAAGAATATAAAACAAACAGGCTATCAGAAGAAAATTGAATGGAATATTGCTCAGTTTGAAAAGGGTATGAAATACAAAGTGCTTTTTTCCGAACAAGATGGAGCAATTGGAGCAATTGAATACATACCGGGAGAATTTAGCTGGCGACCTGTTAATGCACATGGCTATTATTTTATTCATTGCATATACATCATGAAAAAACCCTATAAGGATAAAAGTTATGGGGTGAAACTACTTAACTCTTGTATAGAGGATGCGAAAGCTCAAAAGAAGTCTGGAGTTGCCGTATTGGTTCGAAAAGGAAGTTGGATGGCTTCCAAATCACTTTTTATCAAAATGGGCTTTAAGGAAGTTGAAAAAGTTGAACCTGATTTTGATCTTTTGGTTTTGACATTGAATGATTCTTTTCCCATTCCTTCAATGAAAGATAATGGATTTGGTAGCAGTACAAATGATAAGGGATTAGTGATATATTATACAGATCAATGTCCTTATATAGCAAAATCTGTCAAAGAAATTACAGAAGTTGCACGCGATCTTTTTGGTATAAGTGCCAATTTAATCCTTATTGATTCACATGAAAAGGCGCAGCGTTCACCATGTGCTTTTGGTACTTTTTGCATCACTTTCAGTGGCAAAGTTGTTGCCGATCATCCAGTAAGCAGTACACGCTTTAAGAATATCATGAATAAAATATTGAATTGAAATTAGATTTAAATCTCCACACCACTGTCAATTCGACAAGACAGGCTTAAGGGCGAGTGTTTATGGAGGAAATA is part of the Bacteroidota bacterium genome and encodes:
- a CDS encoding GNAT family N-acetyltransferase, with product MNDVKLIDTNASNAHTFSMCGYKNIKQTGYQKKIEWNIAQFEKGMKYKVLFSEQDGAIGAIEYIPGEFSWRPVNAHGYYFIHCIYIMKKPYKDKSYGVKLLNSCIEDAKAQKKSGVAVLVRKGSWMASKSLFIKMGFKEVEKVEPDFDLLVLTLNDSFPIPSMKDNGFGSSTNDKGLVIYYTDQCPYIAKSVKEITEVARDLFGISANLILIDSHEKAQRSPCAFGTFCITFSGKVVADHPVSSTRFKNIMNKILN
- a CDS encoding TetR/AcrR family transcriptional regulator, coding for MPRTEDQLKEIRGEKRNLIMQTAMVLFAKQGYQQVSINKIASSAGISKGLMYNYFDSKEDLLEQIVSERFNEIVLHFDPNRDGLLEQHELLQFIDKIFDLIKDNFDFWKLFYSLFVQPQVFELLSKKYVELLEPFYSMLMKYFETKGCKNPRSEAIFFGASLDGLAVNYLIDPEHFPIEDIKEKVKSLYR